A genomic segment from Thermostichus lividus PCC 6715 encodes:
- a CDS encoding tetratricopeptide repeat-containing glycosyltransferase family 2 protein, with protein MSIALCMIVRDEAARLGGCLASVAEAVDEIVIVDTGSQDETVAIAQAWGAQVYHYPWQEDFAAARNAALKYVHSDWVLVLDADETLTPAMVQALPTICQQPQWLAVTLLRQELGVVPPYSYVSRLFRCHPQIYFQRPYHETIDDSVLALQQREPHWQVGQVNAVAIVHSGYLGAQRQQKHERAKRIMANYLRQHPADTYLWSKLAGVYLAEGDFASAQTCIAQGLNASDRPASVTYELYYHQGNLYSAQQQWAEAIAAYEAALNTPTPPLSHVATYLRLADAQKHLKRWGDALTTYDRLQALDPTLALAYQNQGALLLRLGHVHAALEKLQTAIDLWQQQHPPEADRLRQELQAMGLLNG; from the coding sequence ATGTCAATTGCCCTTTGCATGATTGTGCGGGACGAGGCAGCACGGTTAGGGGGTTGCCTTGCCAGTGTTGCTGAGGCAGTGGATGAAATAGTAATTGTCGATACAGGCTCTCAAGATGAGACCGTGGCGATCGCCCAAGCATGGGGAGCGCAGGTCTATCATTATCCATGGCAAGAGGACTTTGCCGCCGCTCGTAATGCTGCCCTCAAGTATGTCCACAGCGATTGGGTGCTGGTTCTAGATGCCGATGAAACCCTGACACCAGCGATGGTTCAGGCCTTGCCCACAATTTGCCAACAGCCCCAGTGGTTAGCTGTTACCCTGCTGCGGCAGGAATTGGGTGTGGTGCCTCCCTATTCCTACGTGTCAAGGCTGTTTCGTTGTCATCCTCAGATCTATTTTCAGCGACCTTACCACGAAACCATCGACGATAGCGTCTTGGCACTCCAGCAGCGAGAGCCTCACTGGCAGGTTGGCCAAGTGAACGCAGTGGCCATCGTTCATTCGGGCTACCTAGGGGCACAGCGGCAACAAAAGCACGAGCGTGCCAAGCGCATCATGGCCAACTATCTGCGCCAGCACCCTGCGGATACCTACCTCTGGAGTAAACTAGCAGGGGTGTATTTAGCCGAAGGCGATTTTGCTAGCGCCCAGACCTGTATTGCCCAAGGCCTCAACGCTAGCGATCGCCCCGCCAGCGTCACCTACGAACTCTACTACCACCAAGGCAACCTCTATAGTGCCCAACAACAGTGGGCTGAGGCGATTGCAGCCTATGAGGCCGCCCTGAACACCCCAACCCCTCCCCTGAGCCACGTAGCCACCTACCTGCGGTTAGCTGATGCCCAAAAGCACTTGAAACGGTGGGGGGATGCCTTAACCACCTACGATCGCCTGCAAGCCCTTGATCCCACCCTTGCGTTGGCCTATCAAAACCAAGGTGCCTTACTCCTGCGTTTAGGGCACGTTCACGCCGCCCTCGAAAAACTACAAACGGCGATTGATCTTTGGCAGCAGCAACATCCCCCAGAAGCTGACCGCCTACGTCAAGAGCTACAGGCGATGGGACTCCTCAACGGTTGA